A genome region from Methanobacterium sp. includes the following:
- a CDS encoding pyruvoyl-dependent arginine decarboxylase: MKVSITSGRSEGPTRLNAFDNALLDAGIGDVNLITVSSILPKDTEIVELPYIKEGKMVNCVLACAHSDQPGDLITAAVAVAISDDFGCVVEHSGVNQDPDVIKEEAETMVKYMMQVRGLTIREIIIAHESHIVKEEAVALAAVVYLE; this comes from the coding sequence ACCCACCAGGCTAAATGCCTTTGATAATGCCCTTTTAGATGCGGGGATTGGTGACGTGAACCTAATAACAGTATCCAGCATACTCCCTAAAGACACAGAGATAGTTGAACTTCCTTACATTAAGGAAGGTAAAATGGTTAATTGTGTCCTGGCCTGCGCACATTCAGACCAGCCAGGGGATTTAATAACCGCTGCAGTGGCAGTGGCAATATCCGATGATTTTGGGTGTGTGGTGGAACACTCCGGGGTGAACCAGGACCCAGATGTCATCAAAGAAGAAGCGGAAACCATGGTAAAGTACATGATGCAGGTGAGGGGTCTTACCATCAGGGAAATCATCATAGCACATGAAAGTCATATAGTTAAAGAAGAGGCAGTTGCACTGGCTGCTGTGGTATATCTGGAATGA
- a CDS encoding bifunctional fructose-bisphosphatase/inositol-phosphate phosphatase — MNREDQEFWGEVCQDLIEESQRAISPLIGSQKSGEIVKMGADGTPTTLIDMVAENKVMEVLEGVDRPLTLISEEIGEVTIGEGPSDAILVVDPLDGTSNAVKNIPAYGISVAVAPISPGKKGSLTIQDIQMGVVKNYATEDIYSAVKGQGAFVNGNDLTPSLKQDLAHISLGAYVYRMDMGKIEILCKSVRRMRILGAVAIELSYVADGTYDAFVDVKNNLRLVDVAAAKLILEESGGIVTDSNGKSLNGRLSVLEKTSLIATCNEVIHKKIMDILEGI; from the coding sequence ATGAATAGAGAAGATCAGGAATTTTGGGGTGAGGTATGCCAGGATTTAATTGAGGAATCTCAAAGGGCAATATCCCCTCTTATAGGATCCCAAAAGAGTGGAGAGATAGTTAAAATGGGTGCTGATGGAACTCCAACCACTCTTATTGACATGGTGGCAGAAAACAAGGTTATGGAAGTTTTGGAAGGTGTTGACAGACCATTAACTCTTATAAGTGAAGAAATTGGTGAAGTAACCATTGGTGAAGGCCCATCTGATGCCATACTGGTGGTGGACCCCCTGGACGGCACCAGCAATGCAGTGAAGAACATACCTGCCTACGGGATATCCGTAGCAGTGGCACCTATTTCCCCTGGAAAAAAAGGTTCTTTAACTATTCAGGATATTCAGATGGGTGTGGTGAAAAACTATGCTACAGAAGATATTTACAGTGCAGTTAAGGGCCAGGGGGCTTTTGTTAATGGGAATGATCTTACACCATCTCTTAAGCAGGATTTAGCCCATATATCTCTGGGAGCTTACGTTTACAGGATGGACATGGGAAAAATCGAAATTCTCTGCAAAAGTGTCAGAAGAATGAGAATTCTGGGGGCGGTGGCAATAGAACTCTCCTATGTTGCCGATGGAACCTACGATGCATTCGTTGATGTGAAAAATAATCTACGGTTGGTTGATGTTGCTGCAGCCAAGCTTATCCTGGAAGAAAGTGGGGGGATTGTGACGGATTCCAATGGAAAATCCCTTAATGGGAGGTTAAGTGTTCTGGAGAAAACTTCCCTTATAGCTACCTGTAATGAAGTTATTCATAAAAAGATAATGGATATACTGGAGGGGATTTAA
- a CDS encoding NAD(+) kinase yields the protein MIMGLVARSDIKGAVELAQEIADFLTEKEVDIVLDTPLAMELEKYQDKQCELKDMDVDMVVAIGGDGTILRTQSYISHKKIPLIGINMGTVGFLTEIDPENAFTAIEAVLAGNYFVEKRNQLLVWHNHELPPALNEVVLMTRKPAKMLHIQISVDDEIMEELRADGLIIATPSGSTAYSMSAGGPIIDPRVEAFVIVPICPFKLGARPTVVSDGSTIKVKLLREGKKAIAVIDGQFEEEINYMDEIIFHKSDNCAYFVRLTKDFYRKVREKLTQGGIN from the coding sequence ATGATCATGGGATTGGTGGCTCGTAGTGACATAAAAGGCGCAGTGGAACTTGCTCAGGAAATTGCTGATTTTTTAACCGAAAAAGAGGTGGATATTGTTCTGGACACTCCCCTGGCCATGGAACTGGAGAAATATCAGGACAAACAATGTGAACTGAAGGACATGGATGTGGACATGGTGGTTGCTATTGGGGGAGATGGAACTATCCTCCGCACCCAGAGTTACATTAGCCACAAAAAAATTCCATTAATTGGAATTAACATGGGAACTGTTGGATTTTTAACAGAAATAGATCCTGAAAACGCTTTCACAGCTATTGAAGCCGTTCTTGCCGGGAATTATTTTGTGGAAAAAAGAAACCAGCTTCTGGTATGGCACAATCATGAGTTACCCCCTGCCCTAAATGAGGTGGTGCTCATGACCCGTAAACCCGCCAAAATGCTCCACATCCAGATCAGTGTGGATGATGAGATAATGGAGGAATTGCGTGCTGACGGACTTATAATTGCCACACCCAGCGGGTCCACGGCCTATTCCATGTCTGCGGGTGGTCCAATTATTGATCCCAGGGTTGAAGCATTTGTAATAGTTCCTATATGTCCATTTAAATTGGGGGCCAGACCCACCGTTGTTTCCGATGGAAGCACCATAAAGGTTAAACTCCTCAGGGAAGGTAAAAAGGCCATAGCAGTCATTGATGGTCAGTTTGAGGAAGAAATAAACTACATGGATGAGATCATCTTCCATAAATCAGATAACTGCGCATACTTCGTGCGCCTCACCAAAGATTTCTACCGGAAAGTACGAGAAAAGTTAACCCAGGGCGGAATCAATTAA
- the cfbE gene encoding coenzyme F430 synthase has translation MKILIVDLTHGGTILASEFSKKQDCKVFAWDIYHTLSEEDKSALEVQGIEMVDESFYESYFNENLSYGDDISGDDTSRDNNSELLVVAPVHCNLPHPPHMTHHQAVGFLLKDLITVPVIEITGVKGKTSTAAMLKEIYRDKNPLILSSLGVEVAGVGCQITLQKDISITPASIITAWKLAQEFYKDKKFDKDNFCNKIPRVDICIFESSLGGTGLADVGVITNIAEDYTIAKGSSSASKAKLQMFESKLVVCDNNSYQEIYSHHAPVNQKTNTFSMGGEKNDNVNVKVHNINYGLHKTVFQVEVTDLVTIDGKSINTSFEVSTFAPAQHHIENTLSAITASLSMGTPPKSVIKGLENFSGLPGRTSLSKRGKIMIIQEINPGINVTAVKKAVNMIKGYEKPALILGGSYGVTCEEIDEKSLSNFLADLNDDIFLILTGDLGCSVRERMGKNYNYHNNIELALNEAEKAGAKNILLIYRSNFSELSRR, from the coding sequence ATGAAAATTCTCATAGTAGACCTGACCCATGGTGGAACCATACTGGCCTCTGAATTTTCTAAAAAACAGGACTGTAAGGTTTTTGCATGGGACATCTACCACACCCTCTCCGAAGAAGATAAATCCGCACTGGAAGTCCAGGGAATAGAAATGGTTGATGAATCATTCTATGAAAGTTATTTCAATGAAAATCTTTCCTATGGCGATGATATCTCCGGAGATGATACCTCGAGAGATAATAACTCCGAATTACTGGTTGTAGCTCCGGTGCACTGTAATCTGCCCCATCCTCCCCACATGACCCACCACCAGGCAGTGGGATTTCTCTTGAAAGACCTGATAACAGTGCCGGTAATTGAAATCACCGGGGTGAAGGGTAAAACCAGCACAGCAGCCATGCTCAAGGAGATATACCGTGATAAAAACCCGCTGATATTAAGTAGTCTTGGTGTTGAAGTTGCTGGTGTAGGATGCCAAATCACTCTCCAGAAAGACATTAGCATAACTCCGGCCAGTATCATAACCGCCTGGAAACTTGCACAGGAATTTTATAAAGATAAAAAATTCGATAAGGATAACTTTTGTAATAAAATCCCCAGAGTAGATATCTGCATATTTGAAAGTTCCCTGGGAGGAACAGGACTAGCAGATGTAGGAGTTATCACCAATATTGCTGAGGATTATACCATAGCCAAGGGAAGTAGCAGTGCCAGTAAAGCCAAGCTACAGATGTTTGAAAGCAAACTAGTAGTCTGTGATAATAATTCTTACCAGGAAATTTATTCCCATCACGCTCCAGTAAACCAGAAAACGAATACATTCTCCATGGGTGGGGAAAAAAATGATAATGTAAATGTTAAAGTGCACAATATTAATTATGGGCTCCATAAGACAGTATTCCAGGTGGAAGTAACCGATCTTGTAACCATAGATGGGAAGTCAATAAACACCTCCTTTGAAGTTTCCACATTTGCCCCTGCCCAACACCACATTGAAAACACACTTTCAGCAATAACTGCATCTTTATCCATGGGAACTCCCCCCAAATCTGTGATTAAAGGTCTGGAAAACTTCAGTGGACTGCCTGGGAGAACATCCCTCAGTAAAAGAGGCAAAATAATGATTATTCAGGAGATCAATCCTGGAATAAACGTTACGGCAGTAAAAAAAGCAGTTAACATGATAAAAGGTTATGAAAAACCAGCACTGATACTGGGGGGAAGTTACGGTGTAACCTGTGAGGAGATTGATGAAAAATCTCTTTCAAACTTTTTAGCTGACCTGAATGATGATATCTTCCTGATATTAACCGGAGATCTGGGTTGCAGTGTAAGGGAAAGGATGGGAAAAAACTATAATTATCATAATAACATAGAACTGGCACTTAACGAGGCAGAAAAGGCCGGTGCAAAAAATATATTGCTAATATATCGTTCCAATTTTTCAGAATTAAGCAGAAGATAA
- the hemC gene encoding hydroxymethylbilane synthase encodes MQVGTRGSSLAMVQTKNIITSLSKITDEETNITVIKTTGDKIKDSQLYNMDVKGIFTKELDRAVLEEEVDFAVHSLKDLPSELNDELEIVAVPPRESPHDVLVSPYKWDELPEGATLGTSSLRREAFCRYHQKNVDIQPIRGNIDTRIKKITSGEYQATLMAEAGLRRLGLSEHIQQRFPLDYITPAAGQGALAVVARNDSSKKDILKALNHKDSYQEIMAEKKVLEVLGVGCQWPLGVCARAQGDELELQTILLTKEGELISKHSMRGPINQAEDIGLEIARRMGEDC; translated from the coding sequence TTGCAGGTAGGTACAAGAGGAAGCAGTCTGGCCATGGTTCAAACCAAAAATATAATCACCTCTTTATCAAAAATAACAGATGAGGAAACAAACATAACCGTAATAAAAACCACAGGGGATAAAATAAAAGACTCTCAACTTTATAATATGGATGTGAAGGGAATATTCACCAAGGAACTTGACAGAGCAGTCTTGGAAGAAGAGGTTGATTTTGCAGTGCACAGTTTAAAGGACCTTCCCAGTGAATTAAATGATGAACTGGAAATTGTAGCAGTCCCACCACGGGAATCACCTCACGATGTACTGGTATCACCCTATAAATGGGATGAACTCCCTGAAGGGGCAACATTAGGGACCAGCAGCCTTAGAAGAGAGGCATTCTGCAGGTATCATCAAAAAAATGTGGATATACAGCCCATCAGGGGTAACATTGACACCCGGATAAAAAAAATCACCAGTGGAGAATATCAGGCCACTTTAATGGCTGAGGCAGGTCTTAGAAGATTAGGGCTCTCTGAACACATCCAGCAAAGATTTCCATTAGATTACATAACTCCCGCAGCAGGCCAGGGGGCACTGGCAGTTGTTGCCAGGAATGATAGTAGTAAAAAAGACATTTTAAAAGCTTTAAATCACAAAGATTCTTATCAAGAAATCATGGCTGAAAAGAAAGTTTTAGAAGTACTCGGTGTGGGTTGTCAGTGGCCTCTTGGAGTTTGTGCACGGGCACAGGGAGATGAACTGGAACTTCAAACTATTTTACTTACCAAAGAGGGCGAACTCATCTCTAAACATAGTATGAGAGGCCCAATAAACCAGGCTGAAGATATCGGTCTTGAAATTGCCAGACGCATGGGGGAGGATTGCTAG
- a CDS encoding Gfo/Idh/MocA family oxidoreductase, with protein MKKLNVGVVGVGAMGHNHVRVYTRLKNANLLAVSDLMKGTLAEVSKKYNTVGFVDYDNVLKMPEIDAVSVCVPTTYHYEVVMSAIEQGKHVLVEKPIAFTLKEAKDMVKAARKQGVKLATGHVERFNPAVLEAKKLLREKLIGEVVSVSAKRVGPFPPRIKDVGVTIDLAIHEVDVMAYLLDSPVSKVYAHVGSRLEKCEYEDHAEIMMEFYNNAIGMLEVNWLTPYKKRQLEVTGTDGIISLDYIDQTVEIFGKNARNVRVPHHEPLMVELESFLNAIMLDEKPKITGEDGIHALKTVLAAMKSAKEKIPVKIDID; from the coding sequence GTGAAAAAGTTAAATGTGGGAGTTGTTGGTGTAGGGGCCATGGGCCACAACCACGTAAGGGTATACACCCGACTGAAAAACGCCAACCTCCTGGCTGTCTCTGATCTCATGAAAGGCACCCTGGCAGAAGTTTCCAAGAAATACAACACCGTAGGATTTGTTGATTACGATAATGTGCTTAAAATGCCTGAAATAGATGCAGTAAGTGTTTGTGTTCCCACTACCTACCATTACGAGGTAGTGATGAGTGCCATTGAACAGGGAAAACACGTTCTGGTGGAAAAACCCATTGCCTTCACCCTGAAGGAAGCCAAGGACATGGTCAAAGCCGCCAGAAAACAGGGAGTGAAACTGGCCACTGGCCACGTGGAACGATTCAACCCAGCAGTTCTAGAAGCTAAAAAGCTTTTAAGAGAAAAGTTGATTGGTGAAGTTGTCTCTGTTTCCGCCAAGCGTGTTGGGCCTTTCCCTCCACGAATAAAGGATGTGGGTGTGACTATAGATCTGGCTATCCATGAGGTGGATGTTATGGCTTATCTTTTGGACAGCCCTGTTTCCAAGGTATACGCCCATGTGGGTAGTAGACTGGAAAAATGTGAATATGAGGACCATGCCGAGATCATGATGGAATTTTATAACAATGCCATCGGTATGTTGGAGGTTAACTGGCTCACACCATATAAAAAACGGCAGCTGGAAGTTACTGGTACTGATGGTATAATCTCCCTGGATTATATCGACCAGACTGTGGAGATTTTTGGTAAAAACGCCAGGAATGTCCGGGTACCACACCATGAACCCCTTATGGTAGAGCTGGAATCATTCTTAAATGCAATCATGCTTGATGAAAAGCCAAAAATAACCGGGGAAGATGGAATACACGCCCTTAAAACTGTCTTAGCGGCAATGAAATCAGCCAAAGAGAAAATTCCAGTTAAGATTGATATTGATTAA
- a CDS encoding orotate phosphoribosyltransferase-like protein: MNQKLIEKAHELRSRGFTTGEIADELNVSKDTARWLVLQGTDKTKEKAQEKAPVDFAINWKSLGGSSRRMSYVSAAMADMAQQHGDVEVVVGITVSGIPFATMMAEFLDADMAVFHPIKHRKEEDARGAVSSNFASVEGKRVIIVDDVITSGGTVAEAIKVFRSLGADPLAAVVLIDKKGLIELEKVPVESLIRVSRLG, from the coding sequence ATGAACCAAAAACTCATTGAAAAAGCTCATGAACTTAGAAGCAGAGGTTTTACCACTGGGGAGATAGCTGACGAACTCAATGTCTCAAAAGACACTGCTCGGTGGCTGGTACTCCAGGGAACTGATAAAACTAAAGAAAAAGCTCAGGAAAAAGCACCAGTTGATTTTGCCATTAATTGGAAGAGTCTGGGTGGTAGTTCGAGGAGAATGTCCTATGTTTCTGCAGCCATGGCGGATATGGCACAACAGCATGGTGATGTGGAGGTAGTGGTGGGAATTACAGTAAGTGGAATACCATTCGCCACCATGATGGCCGAGTTTTTAGATGCAGATATGGCTGTATTCCATCCCATTAAACATCGCAAGGAAGAGGATGCTCGGGGAGCAGTGAGCAGTAATTTCGCGTCTGTCGAAGGAAAAAGAGTGATAATAGTGGATGATGTCATAACCAGTGGGGGAACCGTTGCCGAAGCAATAAAAGTCTTCCGAAGCCTGGGAGCAGACCCACTGGCAGCAGTGGTCTTAATCGACAAGAAAGGTCTTATAGAATTGGAGAAAGTCCCTGTAGAATCGCTTATACGTGTAAGTAGACTGGGATAA
- the prf1 gene encoding peptide chain release factor aRF-1 — MSEPSSTELYEVKRTLKELSDKKGRGTELVSVYIPPNKQISDVVKHMREELSQSANIKSKQTKKNVQSAIEVIMQRMRLFPKPPARGLVLFVGMIPKGGPGTEKMETYVFEPPEPVQTYTYHCDSQFFLEPLQEILEDKEIYGLAVIDRKEATIAIMKGKRIDIVKNLTSGVPGKHKAGGQSQRRFDRLIELAAHEFLKRIGEHMNDAFLDLEGLKGVIIGGPGHTKEDFVNGDYLHHEIKQKIITTVDTSYTGEFGIREVIDKSMDVLTEIDIMREKKLVQRFLTELVDENGLASYGEAEVRQNLINGAVEVLLLSEDIKSKRYTYQCPSCGNQEEKTVKNEGEVKEKACAKCGETMKVSSSEDVVSDFVALAEEVGSEVEIISTETEEGMQLLRAFGGIGAILRYRV; from the coding sequence ATGTCAGAACCATCATCAACCGAACTTTATGAGGTTAAGCGCACCCTGAAGGAACTCTCTGATAAAAAAGGGAGAGGTACCGAGTTGGTGTCTGTTTATATACCTCCAAATAAGCAGATCAGCGATGTGGTAAAGCACATGCGAGAAGAACTAAGTCAAAGTGCTAATATCAAGAGTAAACAGACTAAAAAGAATGTTCAATCGGCCATTGAAGTAATAATGCAACGTATGCGGCTTTTCCCAAAACCGCCTGCGAGGGGCCTGGTGCTCTTTGTGGGTATGATACCCAAAGGTGGTCCTGGAACGGAAAAGATGGAAACCTATGTTTTCGAACCCCCAGAGCCTGTTCAGACATATACTTATCATTGTGACTCCCAGTTCTTCCTGGAACCACTGCAGGAAATCCTGGAAGATAAGGAAATCTATGGATTGGCAGTTATTGACCGAAAGGAAGCCACAATAGCTATAATGAAGGGTAAAAGAATAGACATAGTCAAAAACCTCACCAGTGGTGTTCCTGGAAAACACAAGGCCGGTGGACAGTCCCAGAGACGTTTCGATCGATTGATTGAACTGGCAGCCCATGAATTCCTTAAACGAATTGGGGAACATATGAACGATGCATTTTTAGACCTTGAAGGCCTCAAAGGAGTCATTATTGGAGGCCCAGGGCATACTAAAGAGGATTTTGTCAACGGCGATTATTTGCACCATGAAATCAAACAAAAAATCATCACCACTGTGGACACTTCATACACTGGAGAATTTGGTATCAGAGAAGTTATAGATAAATCCATGGATGTCCTCACTGAAATAGACATCATGCGTGAGAAGAAACTGGTTCAACGTTTCCTGACGGAACTGGTGGATGAAAATGGTCTGGCATCCTATGGTGAAGCAGAAGTAAGGCAAAACCTGATTAACGGTGCAGTGGAAGTTTTATTACTCTCAGAGGACATTAAATCCAAAAGATACACCTACCAGTGCCCTTCCTGCGGAAACCAGGAAGAAAAAACCGTTAAAAATGAGGGTGAAGTTAAAGAAAAGGCCTGTGCAAAATGTGGTGAAACAATGAAAGTCTCTTCTTCCGAGGATGTTGTTAGTGACTTTGTTGCCCTGGCTGAAGAAGTTGGTTCAGAAGTTGAGATTATATCCACTGAAACCGAGGAAGGAATGCAGCTACTCCGTGCATTCGGAGGTATTGGAGCTATATTAAGATACAGAGTATAA
- the pyrH gene encoding UMP kinase: protein MRVVITVGGSIIIRDHDYKKFQDYAKVLKSMAAEHQIMVVVGGGKTARDYIGIARDLGASEALCDDIGIEVTRLNARLLITALGNDAYPRVPHNFAEALEFSTTGKIVVMGGTEPAHSTDAVGSILAEFVGADLLLNATSVDGLYDKDPNKYPDAKMFPEITPKEMMGMLADKEMKAGTYEFLDKTAIQIIARSRIKTVIFNGENAENLKKALNNNMGTLIKPNIE, encoded by the coding sequence ATGCGCGTAGTGATCACAGTAGGTGGATCCATAATAATCAGGGACCACGATTATAAAAAATTTCAGGATTATGCAAAAGTATTGAAGAGTATGGCAGCCGAACACCAGATCATGGTGGTGGTAGGTGGTGGTAAAACCGCCAGGGACTACATTGGAATAGCCAGAGATCTGGGGGCATCGGAAGCCCTCTGTGATGATATTGGAATTGAAGTCACTCGACTCAACGCACGACTACTTATAACTGCCCTGGGTAATGATGCTTATCCACGGGTCCCTCACAACTTTGCTGAGGCACTTGAATTTTCCACCACGGGTAAGATCGTGGTAATGGGAGGCACGGAACCCGCACACAGCACTGATGCAGTGGGCAGTATCCTTGCAGAGTTTGTTGGAGCAGATTTACTCTTAAACGCCACTTCTGTTGATGGTTTGTATGATAAAGATCCCAACAAGTACCCTGATGCAAAAATGTTTCCGGAGATCACTCCAAAGGAGATGATGGGGATGCTGGCTGATAAGGAGATGAAAGCGGGTACCTATGAATTCCTGGATAAAACCGCCATACAGATCATAGCTCGTTCCAGGATAAAAACTGTCATTTTCAATGGAGAAAATGCTGAAAACCTAAAAAAAGCTTTGAACAATAATATGGGTACTTTAATTAAACCTAATATTGAATAA
- a CDS encoding DUF2116 family Zn-ribbon domain-containing protein, whose product MIEQHKHCPVCGTPMPLNERFCSPNCEQIALANQKKVQKSKRLLYILFGLFIIVWLFFMLRGQLGF is encoded by the coding sequence ATGATTGAACAACACAAACACTGTCCTGTTTGCGGGACCCCCATGCCCTTGAATGAAAGGTTTTGCTCACCCAACTGTGAGCAGATAGCCCTGGCCAACCAGAAGAAAGTCCAAAAAAGCAAGAGACTGCTTTACATTTTATTCGGATTATTCATAATAGTCTGGTTGTTTTTCATGTTAAGGGGCCAGCTAGGATTTTAG
- a CDS encoding DUF308 domain-containing protein: MKNTIVGIIAIIVAVVMITAPVVGLATLGLISGLLILGMGIWLTLLGFGERTSNDLWLFPFLVGIVGIVMGVTFLFNTSWIISLGLWAYIITGILLLITGIIALLVGERKTYKVYAGIFGLLFGFLFLIVGFYNVNPDILGVLTGVGLLIYGILNIRE, translated from the coding sequence ATGAAAAACACGATAGTTGGAATTATTGCAATAATAGTGGCAGTTGTAATGATAACTGCACCAGTAGTGGGGCTTGCCACTCTTGGCCTCATATCTGGACTTTTAATACTGGGAATGGGTATTTGGTTAACCCTTTTAGGGTTTGGTGAAAGAACATCCAATGATTTATGGTTATTCCCCTTCCTGGTGGGGATAGTGGGAATAGTTATGGGTGTAACCTTCCTGTTCAACACCTCCTGGATAATAAGCCTCGGTCTCTGGGCATATATAATTACAGGGATCCTGTTACTTATTACCGGAATCATTGCCCTACTTGTTGGTGAAAGGAAAACTTACAAAGTGTATGCGGGAATATTCGGACTATTATTCGGATTCCTCTTCCTTATTGTAGGTTTCTACAACGTGAACCCTGATATTTTAGGAGTCTTAACCGGAGTTGGACTCTTAATATATGGAATATTGAATATTAGGGAATAA
- a CDS encoding YbjQ family protein, with the protein MLVLTTPTIEGKKINEYYGLVNGESLLGANVYKDMFSGVRDVVGGRTSAYEEELKKAREVALESMKEKAADKGANAVIGTRLAYHNLGGTMGNTIMVTVFGTAVSYEE; encoded by the coding sequence ATGCTCGTTTTAACCACTCCAACCATAGAGGGGAAAAAAATCAATGAATATTATGGTTTAGTCAATGGTGAGTCCCTTTTAGGGGCAAATGTTTACAAAGACATGTTTTCAGGTGTGAGGGACGTGGTGGGGGGCAGAACATCTGCCTACGAAGAAGAACTGAAAAAAGCCAGAGAAGTTGCTTTAGAAAGTATGAAAGAAAAAGCTGCAGATAAAGGGGCTAATGCGGTTATTGGCACACGTCTGGCCTATCACAACCTTGGTGGGACCATGGGGAATACCATTATGGTCACTGTTTTTGGAACTGCGGTTTCCTACGAGGAATAA